Below is a genomic region from Flavobacteriales bacterium.
GTGAAATACCCGATTACTGTTGAATAGGGATAGAGACACTATTTGGATTAGAAAACTTCCTTAATTAAATTGTATATTCCTGTTATTGATTTTTAAGTGTTACAAGTCACTTTCAATATTCAAGTGAACACTATGAATTGGTTTCAACATTGTTAGAATACAACAATTCCAACAAGTATTATCTGTCTAAATATTTTTACCAAGAAAGAGCTTTTTGTTTTATAAATATTCTATAACCAACATTAATAGTACTACCTATACTTGACGAATATCCATAATGAATTAAAAACGGAATATTCTTAAAGCTATATGTTATGCCTATTTCTTTTCTATTTCCTTCAAAAATATTATCATTTGTAAAAAAATGATATCCAAAATTAAAATATAGGTTATTTATCACTCTAACATTTATGCCTAAAAGATCTCTATTGTTTAAATCATTCTTTTCTAATGTATAGTATAAACCTACTTTATTTAAGATTAGGTTTTTTGTTGAGATTCCTATTCTAGTATATGACAAGTCATTTATTATTATTCCAATTGATGGGTCAATTGAGATTTCATCTTCATTATTATATCCATATACAAAATGGCTGAAAAAAAAAATACAAAGTCTCATAATATCAAATATATAGGATTTTAACCTCACTACTTTCAAATTCCAATTATAAAAGGGATAAAAGATGTAATCGATGAAATTATAGTCAAAAAAAAGCCCCTCAAATGAGGGGCTTTTTTTTTTATGCTTCTTTAAATCGACGACTGACTTCGTCCCAGTTGACTACATTGAAAAAGGCTTCGATGTAATCTGGTCTTCTGTTTTGGTAGTTGAGGTAATAAGCGTGTTCCCACACATCAATTCCTAAAATTGGAGTGCCACCACATCCCGATTTCATCAAAGGATTATCTTGATTAGGAGTAGAGCATACGCTTAAGCTTCCATTTTTTGAGCACAACCAAGCCCAACCAGAGCCAAACTGTGTAGCCGCAGCATTTGAAAATGCGGTTTTAAATTCCTCGAAAGAACCAAAAGCACTGTCTATAGCATCTGCCAAATCACCACTTGGCTGACCGCCACCGTTAGGACTCATTACACTCCAAAATAAGCAATGGTTGTAATATCCTCCGCCGTTATTTCTGACGCCTGCCGATAGCTCACCAGCTAGTATAGATTCGATAGACTGTCCAGCTAAATCAGTGCCTTCAATAGCAGCATTTAGTTTGGCAGTATAACCTGCGTGGTGCTTGCTATGGTGTATTTCCATAGTTCTAGTATCTATATGTGGCTCAAGAGCATCGTAAGCATAAGGTAGTTTGGGTAAATCAAATGACATAGTTTATTATCTTAAATTAATATTGGTACAAAAGTAAAAAATTACTGCATTATAGCTTGTTGAAATGTGTCATCAATTTTATGAATAACAGGAAAAAACCCGTCGTCATTCCAAATATTTCGTGCAATATAAGCTTTGAGTTGGGTAGATAAAATGCGTTTATCGTATTCGCTAAGTTCAGCAAGTGGTAGTGTAACCTCAGACGACTTACAAAATGCTACCAACTGATTATAGTCGTTAGTATTGATTTCGAATAAGGCAATAAAATTGGACAGGTTTTGACTTTCTAATTCTTCTCGGTGTTGGTTGGAATAAGCAAATGCAAACTGTCGGATTAAATCTTTTCGGATAGCCTCAGAAATAGAAGAATGGTAAGAGTTAGTGTCTAAAGGAATAAAAATATCAGGCATTATTCCTCCGCCTCCATAGACAATCTTACCTTGAGGAGTAACAAACTTTAGACTGTCGTCAAATTTTATGCTATCTCTAGAAAGGAGTTCGCCAGTATTGATTCTTTGTAAAAGGTCACTAGCATAATCGTCACCTTGACCTTTAGCATAAGGGCGTTGTATGCATCGACCTGTTGGGGTGTAATAACGTTGGGTAGTAATGCGATATGCCGAACCATCGGGGTGTTCAAATTGTTCTTGTACTAAACCTTTGCCAAATGAACGGCGACCAACGATAGTGCCTTTATCGTTATCCTGTAATGCACCAGCAACAATTTCACTAGCAGAAGCTGAACCTTCATCTATAATGACTGTCACGGCAGTATTGATGAGTAAACCTTTTCTGTTGGAAAAGTATTCTTCTTTATTGCCCGAACGGTCTTGGGTATAAACGATGAGCAAATTGTTTTCCAAAAATTCGTTGCTGATGTTAATGGCAGCCCCTAAATATCCTCCGGGGTTATTTCTGAGGTCAAGAACCAGCTCTTGCATACCTTTATCCAAAAGTTTTTGGGCAGCCTCAATAAATTCTTCATAGGTATTAGCGGCAAAGCGATTGATTTTGATGTATCCCATTTCGTCCGATATCATATACGATACATCAACACTATAGATAGGGATTTTATCTCTAGTAATTTCAAAATCCAATAATTCCTCTTGACCTTTTCTCAAAATGCCAACATTGACCTTAGTTCCTCTTTTGCCTCTCAATAATTTGAAGACATCTTCATTTTCTAGCCCTGTACCTGCTATGGTATCTCCATTGACAGA
It encodes:
- a CDS encoding superoxide dismutase, yielding MSFDLPKLPYAYDALEPHIDTRTMEIHHSKHHAGYTAKLNAAIEGTDLAGQSIESILAGELSAGVRNNGGGYYNHCLFWSVMSPNGGGQPSGDLADAIDSAFGSFEEFKTAFSNAAATQFGSGWAWLCSKNGSLSVCSTPNQDNPLMKSGCGGTPILGIDVWEHAYYLNYQNRRPDYIEAFFNVVNWDEVSRRFKEA
- a CDS encoding S41 family peptidase, translating into MLNKKSHFSPIVFALILILGIYLGKSLNFNTFQQSEFNKFNLVLSQLEEAYVDSIDREELIEKAVTNLLEELDPHSYYIKAKDLSAVNEPMEGSFDGIGVEFNLLDDTILVVAPISGGPSQSVGILSGDKIVSVNGDTIAGTGLENEDVFKLLRGKRGTKVNVGILRKGQEELLDFEITRDKIPIYSVDVSYMISDEMGYIKINRFAANTYEEFIEAAQKLLDKGMQELVLDLRNNPGGYLGAAINISNEFLENNLLIVYTQDRSGNKEEYFSNRKGLLINTAVTVIIDEGSASASEIVAGALQDNDKGTIVGRRSFGKGLVQEQFEHPDGSAYRITTQRYYTPTGRCIQRPYAKGQGDDYASDLLQRINTGELLSRDSIKFDDSLKFVTPQGKIVYGGGGIMPDIFIPLDTNSYHSSISEAIRKDLIRQFAFAYSNQHREELESQNLSNFIALFEINTNDYNQLVAFCKSSEVTLPLAELSEYDKRILSTQLKAYIARNIWNDDGFFPVIHKIDDTFQQAIMQ